gagATTCACAAAACAGAATTACTAGgcaatttcttttcatttttgttggCATACACTCTCCACCCCAAAATGTTGCTGTACCTGAACCATCAAAATATGCAAACTGTTAGATGATGCTGATCAATACAAAAGTGTATTCCAACAATTCAGCTGTATAACATAAAATGCAGATCAAGTATGAATAAATACAGCCAAGCCTACCAGACAGACATCAGGAGTTTGCACCTGGATCACTGATCACACCAAGAAAATCGTCTTTTATGGTGCCGATGCAaaactgcaaaaaaaaaatttatcacaGCCGGTAGAAAGTCATGGCGATAAATAAACAGAGGGCATACGATATCTGTAGCATCAACTCGAGTTCCAATTATCTTCAGCCTAACTTCACTTTCTTTCTGTATTTTGACCTGCCAATCATTTGGAAAAAACAACCAAAGAGCATGCTGATTATTGCATTAGAAACAAGTTCTCGCGATTTAAAAAAGACAAAGGAAGAAGGGCTACGTACAGAACCATCAGAAGTAGTGTAATTCGGGATATCACCACCTTGGAACTCCATATCATAAGGTATCAACTACATGCGAAAATCACAAGTTTATTTATAGTGAGGTGTTGAAATTGGTAGAAGGGAGTATGCATAATCAACTAAGGTAAACAGAGGAGCATAGCTGAAAATAGTAACACAACACCATTTTTGTTAAGTTCTGATAACTAGTACAAAATCATATCATCCTAAGAATTGCTGAAATGAAAGATATGCcaaaaaacaaagtaaaaaagaCCAACACAAAACCACTTACATGATTGGATACAAAAACTTGGACAGGACCTGCCTCGGCAAAAAATCCCAtctgaaaaaaaattcatagtATGAGAAGAAATGTATAAACGCAAAGCACAAAATCAAGACGGGACAACAATCATAAAAATATCACCTTGTTAACCATTGTAACAAAAGCTTCCAGAATCTCTCCCTTAAAAGGTCGAAATACAACACACTGGTACTTAACTGGAAAAGTAACAAATCCGGTCCCATCACGAATCAGCCCTTTCCCAACATTGTCAATCCCAGTTATTGCAACAACAAATCCATGGTGACCACTGCCATAACGCAAATAAAAAGCCCTTTCTATTATAACATCAATgtccaaaaaattgaaaaaaaaaaacatcaatgTAGAATCAAGATTGAGTAACCTGCAAGTGCCTTCGACGTCTTTCATGAGCTTGGACACGAGCTTATCCCGGAGATCACGACCAAAATGACGAGGGTGTAGCTGCATGTTTCTCTCCAATACCATGTGGAAAACATCCTTTCTTTCTCCTTGATGATGATTAGACTAGAACTAGTTTCTTCACTAGAGCTTAAAGTTTGCACTATATTGGTAAGATCATTTCATAAAAATTCGCACTTGCTTGTATGATACCATCATGTATATAACTATAAACACAATCTATTTCAGGTTGGgaaaaaatacattttttatACAAGCATTGTGTATGTACAGTTAATGCCAAGGTATAACTATCAAAGATTCAAAATTGCTACTGAAACTAGTGTTTTACGATTTCTTTTATAACAAACATAGCGTTCAATGTCCCACCTCATCTATCATTTACTGGAATTCGTCGAATCAGAAACAACACTAATCAAGaaaatttttttcttccaaattttaatttgtgctccataaaaacagaaagaaaaaaaaagaaagaaacgaAATTGGGGTAAAAGATTACGGTAGGTTTAGATATACGGAACAATCAAGCGGCGCGTTTGGCAAGCAGGAAAATGAATTCGTTGTGGCGACCTCTCTTCAATTCATCTTGGTCGATTTTCCCCGCAAAAACTATTCCATTTAGATTGCTGCTTCCATAATGGGCCTCTCACTATAGGGTTTATTAAATGGGCCCAAAGAATATCATTTCTTAATTTAGTTTTAATAGTCATCAAATGCtaaattattttctaaattaatgatattttataaattaaatagttGTATGATTATtatagtttatatatataatctaaCTGCGAACACAATATCATATAAAAACGCTGTTaatgatttaaaattttgaagatGACTGGTTAATGTTTaccatattaaaatttataaaactaCAAATAAATCAACAAAATTGAATGGTTTCAAGCTCCagaataaaaaaatgttgaacAATAGATAACACAAATATATTCATGTCATAAAAATATTTCACCAGAATTTGCACAATTTTCAATCACTAACCCTTTGCAAACTATACATCAAATAATCCCATTTCTTTGAAAGCTCAAACTTAACAGTATATTAGTGAAGTGAAGATATAACAGTTTTCTGAATCTTCATCAATCATACAACCCCTCTTGGTCCCATATATCCACTAGAAAATCAACCATTTCCTGCAAAACATAATACAGACGTCGATTTAGCTGGAAAATCAATCACGAAATGCATCTGAGTAAGTAGCAAGAACTGCTCGAGTAACTCACAGAGAGAGGAACGGGCTGTGGGAACCGCTTGCTTGTCCCTAGCAGGTTCTCGTAACTTGCATTCCAACTATACGGGCGCCAAAGGGTCAGTGAATGTGACAGAAAACTATTTCAAGTGCACTAAAAAAGTAGTCAACGAAACAGAAAAAAACATAACAAGCATCTATTGTGTATGAAACATTAGCCAAAAATGTAACTAGAACTCTACATCTGCAAAAAAGAACCACATTTCAAGAACAAGGCAAGTTAAAGTACCTTAATACAGGTTCTCGATTTTTTTTAGGGGTTTGGGACTTCTTAGTTCCGACCCATTGAGAGCGGCTTTGGTTCCATAGCAGCAGACCTGAACCCACAACAGTAATTTATTAAAGCAGCAGCTAAAACATATCGTatcatatcaaaattttaaaaaaatgttaataacCGATCAACTTTACTTTTGTTTTATGAGTAAGTGCCAAAATTGATAAAACTTGCCATGATTTATGAACTCTGGAGGGTTGCTAGCACTGCCACTGCAACTGACACTTTGATTTGAGACGCTGATTGATGAATAGCTTCTCTGTGACTGAAGCGTGCTGTTCTCCAACAAATCACACGTGCTGGTGCTCCAGAAGTCGTCTGAAATGCTTTGTTTCTTCACCAGCTGGCCTTGGATTCTTAGTCCTTTTGATGGTTCGTCCACAGCAGTGATTGGTTGAGATTTATCACAACAACCAATACAACTTCTGTGCTGTTACAAGCGATGTTTATACATGTTTTCCATAAATATAGATGAGAAGACAATAGGGATTTATGCTAGATCAggaaaataagcaaaaaaaaaagggaaCTGTCAAAGATTCGTGTTTGGTGATACAGCCCCCTACACGTTATGACATTCTAATCTTTCTCTCTCACAAACTGGCTGAAGACAGTCATCACATGTGAGTTAAATGCGGAGACAGTCAATTGAACCCTGAAAGATTCTTCCGAAGTAACTAACAGCATTCTACAATGATAATAATCATACCATTCTCTGTGTACCTTAAAAACTTGTTCAGTTTGATAAGTTAATTTTGCCAACCAAATGAGATGCGGACAATTTCATATGACTATCGATTATTTTCCTCTCGGCTCATGTTACTTTACTTTGTGGTTGCAAAAAATACCTAACAACACACAGTTGTAGGAAGAAAGCAGAATTTTTGGTGGATAAGTGACTGACAATCAATTCTTTGAATCAAGGAAATATACTGTATAAACATAAAAAACCAATCAACACTATCGACAAGTTGATCGAAGTCAAATTATTATCAATGCTACGAAGAATTTGGAAGATCAAAAGCTTCTATTGTTTTTAATACTTCGGGTACATTTATAGTTTTTATAGCTCTAGTCTTATAGCACTAAAAAAGAAAACTGGAAACCCCCTTCAAATTCTGCCACTGCCATGCTTATTTTTTCAGCTCTAAATTTAAAAGTAGATACGATGAAACTACATGGTTTGGGCTCTAAACTTGAACTGAAAATAAACAATATATATACTTATCCAACTCTTATCTAGAAACCAATCACATTCACAGGTACATAATTGGAACAGCGGGACATTTCCCACCACACAGAATATATGAGGAAGAATTATATAGAGGTCCAATGGACTTTGTTAGCAGCTTGGATTAACCATTTTGGCAAAGCAAGAATGAAAGCCAAAGAGTTCCTAGCAGGTTCGTTGTATCATTGTACCGAATCTGAGGAAGAATGAATGGTTGTGGGGAGGCCCCATAGACCCGGGCGTTACACAGGGGATTGTTATTTGATTATCAGAAACCAATGTGCTAAATCTTCTTAACTTTTCCTATCAAAATCCATTTTGTGGGTGATGTTATTCGAGTATCAGACACCATTGTGCTAAAGCTTCTTAACTTTTCCTATTAAATTCCCATTTTGTGAGTTTCAATGGCTAACATAATTCATTGGCAAGATCTAGCTAAAAAGTATTCAGTTCACTCAAAAGACCTGTACAATGTTTGAAGGAGCTCTGTTGAGTAGAAAGGGAACAACATATGAAATGAAAGTGATTGACAGAACTAATAAACATGTcgaaaaaattggaaaatacaGAATTCCAGATTCTTACAAATTGTGACAACcgccaattttatttaaaaagaaacaCACTCAGAGAGAACATTACATGctaaaataaaactataaaacTAAAAGTTTCATCTGCCACAATACTTAAACTAAGTTACATCCCCTATCTGGCATATGATTAGCGTTTTTATTGTTTTGAGCTCATGTAAAACCAGTGTTCACAACTCAGCAGAATATGGCTAGAGTTAACTAATTCTCTACAACTCACTTGGGTTTTCCTTGAGTTTAACTTTATCATATCTAGCACTACCTCCCCCAATTTAAATAAATGTAGAGTCCCTGATCTAATCCTGAACCACAGCGTATGGAGCATCAAATAGGAGGATtaagatttaaaataaatttttatcatGCAAGTGCCTGTCCTCAATTTGGATACCCATGGAATTGTCCATTTGATGGTCCAAAAAGGTATTACGGATGGCTGCAATATGTGAATGGAAGTATAGCACGCACAAATACAAATAATTTACGTATTCGACAAACAAAAACCAATCTTACTTTCAAGCTTAAGATGATTGTTGAAGTATAAAAGGgaagaaattatattttcagagactACTGCTAGATCAATCAAGCTTTAATTGTGTTAGTCCATTTTGCCTTTTCATAAGTATACATACAATATTGTTGGATGAACTTGGCCCACCTCTTAACCAAACCAGGTATGTCTGATCATGTTATTAgtaattaatgcaaaatttcCAAATATTCCTTCCAAAGTAAACAAAATTGGGTCCTCATTTATTCATGTAAGATAACTCCACTGAGTTCATCCCGACACACTGGATTTACCATTCACCACACCTCTCATTTCTCAAGACCAAGCCTCCAGGCTCCAGGTTACTAAATGAAGGGAGCCCTAAATCATTACTACCATTTATAAGTTTCCTCTTCAAATTTATGATGACACTGTTTAGCAAGTGACGAGTTCAAACCGAATCAAAAAACAAAAGTTGGCTTGATTTCCTAACCATGATGCTTCCTAGATCACAATTTCATAATCTAAAACAGAGAAAGCCAATTGTCATCACATTTTCAAACAAGATACACAAACAAAAGGGGGGAAAGGAAAGACAAACATATAGATAAATCATACTCCATACAAACTCTAGTCATGACAAACTGATTCAATCAATTCAATAACCAATCATACAGTcgatcaaataataaaaataaatcgaaaataaaattaaataataaaaaaaaactaaaaacagaTTAAAATGAGAGCACATACCCCATGCAAGCAAGGAAATGGCTGATCAAAGAACTGAACGAACTGTGCAACATCATATATCTAAACATAAACGCCCAAATAAAAATGCGATCTTTCTCCCAAATCAAGAAACCATCAGATTCCAATAGATTAACACAGACCCTGTTAATATTTCAACATAATCAGTATCAAAATCCCTCAAAAACCTAAAATCACAAATGTCAGATTAGAATTATTTCGTTTACCTGAGAGAAAAAGCAGGCACCGCCGCAAGAAGACTTTACAGTGCAAATCAAGATTTACTTTATATCTTGATTCTTGATATGAATGATATGATTACGGCCTTATCCACAACATTTAGACTGTAAATTACGTCCCTTTTATATGCTTATTCGAGTGATTACGAAAGATGGGTGTCGAAATTGCTAATCAGTGAGTGTTAATTGTTAAAGATAAAGTTTTGGGAAAACGGGACATTTTAGATGGTGAATTTTTGTGAAGAAAGCAGCAGGTTAGGTGACAggtaattaacaaaataatttttCCTTACTAAATAAACTACTACCAAAATCTTTTATTAAAAACACACAACAAAAACTCCCAAAAATATCATCAATCCAAttatttaagttttaatatgaaCATTCGGATCCGAAATACAAGTGGGTCCATTCCAAAATTGGAGTCATGAATTTTGAATAACTTAAATAGCtcgatttgatttttttaaattaaagagTCAATGATAACAAATGGGTTTGTTCCAAAATTGGAGTCTAAGAATAACTTATACATTAGCtcgatattttatttaattaaagagaatcaagttcttaattaatttatctaatgATATAACTCTAATATCTGAAGGGAAGATAATTTTATCAACTACGcttttatctttcttttacCCCTTCTCAAATtccctaatttaattataaacagaaaaaacaaaaaagtagAATAATAATGATTGAACCAGCATTCCAATTTGTAGGCCAACttattaagagcatccataaatcataatggcggcgagcggaccggctagccgatcaacggcgctcgccggttcgctcgccgaatCATTataaccggcgagcgccatttcggcgaaaaaatcggcgagcgcacgccgattcgcgagcgctgggcgatgcgctcgccggtccgctcgccgccattgcaggctccggccCGGCAAACTATCGACgagcgatttttttttaatttttgaaacactatatatacgtgctttgcacgtcattttcattcgcaccacttgttttaacgagtactttatctatcttaatttctgtacaagatcaacaacgtgaaatggagaacaacaacgaaggtactccaatgacgagcgggtctcaaactcccccggtacccgtgggaggtggatgggtccgatgcccgggtactacaacatgtacccgtggcagcagatgatgcccgggatggcagccgggggggttaccggcgatgccggggtggggcacggggggggtaccggcggcgacggaggcgacggagacgaggagtgaggcggaggtcgggttttttttttttataatgtaatttttttaaattaatgtatttttttaatgtactttttttaaaatttatgtatttttttaatgtacttttttaatttaaataatattattaaattttcccgtatctgtgtcgtaaatttaattccgtattttgtgtgattatcaattatttgttttatataattaggagtgatgtgactaggctattgttgggctatttgcttgtcctgatgatgtggcaggaagatttttagtgttgatgatgtggcaggagaagtttgtggctgggctatggttGGGCGaaagccattgtggatgctctaaaccaGCATTCCAATCAATCCGAAAAGGTTATTGGGCGGGCTGATTAAGCCCAACTTTTATTTGGGCATATATTTTACGAGCCCAACATTGCACGAAGACCGAGTGCATGCAAGTTTTAGCAATTTATGACAAGCAGCTCAAttcataaacaaaaataattcaacaagctaaatattttctttttttaataccATTAATAGATTTCAGCAACCTTTTCTGTGATACAgcattaaaattcgtaaaaGATGAAATCTTATATGCGATAAAGTCCAAAATATCAAATACTCTCGTTTCTAAAagtagaaacttttgaaatgacaaattgatatataaaataagagatagagaaaaaaaagtgttttgcttttaaaagtatgtactttttaattttggaaacttttttttttctctattgaaATGGAACTCATTCTctattaacaatactttaattacttttctttccatctttattttattttactaattagtAATTacgtactccctctgtcccacgttacttaagacgtttcttttcggtacgagatttaagaaagttgtatttagtgagttaaataaagtagatgagagaagttaaataaagtagaggagagaataaagtaaaagaaagaagaaagaagagagagtaaagtaaaagaaataatacagtaagattagatgttttgtttttagtcagaaaaggaaatgactcaaataacttgggacaacccaaaaaggaatacaactcaagtaacttgggacggagggagtattaaaactcgtgcccaatTAAAAATGCGTAATTTTGTAGGAGGGGGGAGTAAAGCAGAAGACTCATGGTCACACATCATTCATTCCCTAGCATTACATGATGATTTTAAAAACCTTTTGTCTCTATTTGTTTATCAAATTCCATACTTAACAAACTATAGTTTTAAATTATCCGAGAATCATGCTCACACCATTCATTTGTTCTTATTTCAACTTTTATAAAGCTATACCAAATATTCAAAACAAGGGAATCGAATAATAACGTAGGACAAAGATTTTGGCACATGCATTTAATTAAGTACAATATCCTCTCATTGtagaatttcaaattttgttaGAGACTGAAACCTAACTCTTTCTTGGATGGTCTAGAGTTTACTTCCCCATATGCACTCTTCCAATTGGTCTGTCCAACAATCTTGTGACACTTGTCAGCATCTTAATGGTGGAATTATAAAAGAATAGGTCAATCACAAAACTAAGTTGATGAACTAATGTATAATGCCCAATTATTGGCCTCTATGCAGCTGTTAAAGGTTGAGAGAATAGAGATATTGGTCCACAGCACCTAGTCAAGAtgtattttatatttgtaatttgtatgtAGACTTTTATAAGCTCACCTCACGCATTAATTATAAACTATACAAATTTATGCTAGAATGTACTATACCTTACATCACATCCAcgatcaaaataaaatatataacgagttgattatttgaatatattggGATAGAAACTTTGTACACATCTCAACTCTCAAATGGCCAAATCTGACCCTAACTAATTAACTCAAAGAACCAGAGTTGGACTATATTAACAAACGAAGAAtgtttttaccaaaaaaaaagagaaaatgattTATCAACATGAATATGTGATCTTTTGGAGGACTCTATCTCTCAAAATGCCATTGTAAAGGGCCAATCTATTGGCTGGCATTTCTTGAATTTTCCTGCCTTTGTTTAAAGTGGTTGGATTTGAATATTTATGGAAGTTAGCCTTGTGTGATTTCCTATACTCTTCACTATTCCCAATTGGGTCCACTACATCTTCTGCAAAGTGcaccttcttcatcttctttttctttattttcttcccTCCATCTGCCCACatgcacttttttttaattgaatttatattcataaaataaatataatttccaTGTAAAATGAAGCATTACAACTAGagtctaaataaaataaaatacataaatagttgcatatatacaaaaaaaacatatacaTTTATCTTATCATGTTAGTATTATTCAAAGATCACATCCATGATTCttggacaaaaaaaaattaatattcggATTAAATTTCCTAGTCGAGAAAAGCTGTGTTTTGATATCCCCATTTGAGCATGCAGAGGCAATCGAAAATTGGAAATTAAATACCTGAGGAAGGAAAATGGGAAGTGGGTTTCTGGAGGCGGAGAGCGGCGAGGAGAATGACGGTGCCGGAAAGTGCCATGGCGGTGGCGAACACCACGCTCTGTGATGACAGAATCGAAGGCATGATAGTTGACGATCTGTCAATTCTGTCCCTCTgtgtagagagagaagagagaagagagaagtgAGTTGGTGATGGGATGTGTGGGAGAAGAGGGAAAATGGTTTCTTTATTTAATGTGGAAGAAGAAATGCTGATGCTATTTTTATACTCCAGTAAAATAAAATTGGCTATTTATTTCTTTAAGATGaggatatatttatttttatttaggagtactttttttaaattggtTTTTAT
This portion of the Salvia splendens isolate huo1 chromosome 10, SspV2, whole genome shotgun sequence genome encodes:
- the LOC121753285 gene encoding uncharacterized protein LOC121753285, coding for MFRYMMLHSSFSSLISHFLACMGSCIGCCDKSQPITAVDEPSKGLRIQGQLVKKQSISDDFWSTSTCDLLENSTLQSQRSYSSISVSNQSVSCSGSASNPPEFINHGLLLWNQSRSQWVGTKKSQTPKKNREPVLSWNASYENLLGTSKRFPQPVPLSEMVDFLVDIWDQEGLYD
- the LOC121751305 gene encoding uncharacterized protein LOC121751305; translation: MPSILSSQSVVFATAMALSGTVILLAALRLQKPTSHFPSSDGGKKIKKKKMKKVHFAEDVVDPIGNSEEYRKSHKANFHKYSNPTTLNKGRKIQEMPANRLALYNGILRDRVLQKITYSC
- the LOC121752709 gene encoding DNA-directed RNA polymerase II subunit RPB7-like produces the protein MMSNHHQGERKDVFHMVLERNMQLHPRHFGRDLRDKLVSKLMKDVEGTCSGHHGFVVAITGIDNVGKGLIRDGTGFVTFPVKYQCVVFRPFKGEILEAFVTMVNKMGFFAEAGPVQVFVSNHLIPYDMEFQGGDIPNYTTSDGSVKIQKESEVRLKIIGTRVDATDIFCIGTIKDDFLGVISDPGANS